The proteins below are encoded in one region of Metallibacterium scheffleri:
- a CDS encoding methyltransferase domain-containing protein → MQTPSPQPVERIAARFAGRWRQGYVRGKLRHDPAFATIAALLLQADARPVLDLGCGMGLLGQWLRECGHHGAYLGIDNDPRKLRAGRAAAAALRPALELRFGDLQALPEFSGHVVLLDALHYLARAPQQALLAACAQRLGAGDRLLIRSVLRDASWRYRITQAEELLAAASGWMRTGAHHIPTGAELSEHCAALGLRVSRQPLWGRTPFNSWLIVAWRAPA, encoded by the coding sequence ATGCAGACCCCCAGCCCCCAGCCTGTCGAACGCATCGCCGCGCGCTTCGCCGGGCGCTGGCGGCAGGGTTACGTGCGCGGCAAGCTGCGCCATGATCCCGCGTTCGCGACCATCGCCGCCTTGCTGCTCCAGGCCGATGCGCGGCCGGTGCTGGATCTGGGCTGCGGCATGGGCCTGCTGGGTCAATGGCTGCGCGAATGCGGCCATCATGGCGCGTACCTCGGCATCGACAACGATCCGCGCAAACTGCGCGCCGGCCGCGCCGCTGCCGCGGCACTGCGACCGGCACTCGAATTGCGCTTCGGTGACTTGCAGGCGCTGCCCGAATTCAGCGGGCACGTGGTACTGCTGGATGCGTTGCATTATCTGGCGCGCGCGCCGCAACAGGCGCTGCTGGCGGCCTGCGCGCAACGTCTGGGCGCGGGTGATCGGCTATTGATACGCAGCGTGTTGCGTGATGCCTCGTGGCGCTACCGCATCACCCAGGCCGAGGAATTGCTGGCGGCCGCGAGCGGCTGGATGCGCACCGGGGCGCACCATATCCCGACCGGTGCCGAGTTGAGCGAGCATTGCGCCGCGCTCGGGCTGCGTGTTTCGCGCCAGCCCCTGTGGGGGCGCACGCCATTCAATAGCTGGCTGATCGTGGCGTGGCGCGCGCCGGCCTGA
- the crcB gene encoding fluoride efflux transporter CrcB has product MNPSVLAGIGIGAVLGAWLRYGFALMLNPLFPTLPLGTVAANLLGGFLMGIAISNFPPYMGLPVELRLAFATGFLGGLTTFSTFDAESVTLWMRGQWGWAMAHMGVHVLGGIGFCLAGIGLGRLLTRH; this is encoded by the coding sequence ATGAACCCGTCTGTACTTGCCGGTATCGGTATCGGCGCCGTACTCGGAGCCTGGCTGCGCTATGGCTTCGCCTTGATGCTCAACCCGCTGTTCCCCACGCTGCCACTGGGCACCGTCGCCGCCAATCTGCTGGGCGGTTTCCTGATGGGCATCGCGATCAGCAATTTCCCGCCTTACATGGGCCTGCCGGTGGAACTGCGCCTGGCCTTCGCTACCGGCTTCCTTGGCGGCCTGACCACGTTTTCCACGTTCGACGCTGAGTCGGTGACGCTGTGGATGCGCGGACAATGGGGCTGGGCCATGGCGCATATGGGCGTGCATGTGCTGGGCGGCATCGGGTTCTGCCTGGCCGGTATCGGGCTGGGCCGTTTGCTGACACGTCACTGA
- a CDS encoding DUF190 domain-containing protein, which produces MIGCALRFYMHENQKHQGKLVYEWLLEQAKRRGIHGGSAFRAIAGFGRHGQLHEQAFFEMAANLTVLVEFVVSKDEADALIALAEEDKAPLFWSRAPVEFGNTVPHAQRPPPQSPA; this is translated from the coding sequence ATGATCGGATGTGCGTTGCGCTTTTACATGCATGAAAACCAGAAGCACCAAGGCAAGCTGGTCTACGAATGGCTGCTGGAGCAGGCCAAACGCCGCGGCATCCATGGCGGCTCGGCGTTCCGCGCCATCGCCGGCTTCGGGCGTCATGGACAACTGCACGAGCAGGCGTTTTTCGAGATGGCGGCCAACCTCACCGTGCTGGTCGAATTCGTGGTGAGCAAGGACGAGGCCGATGCGCTCATCGCGCTGGCCGAGGAGGACAAGGCGCCGTTGTTCTGGAGCCGCGCGCCGGTCGAATTCGGCAATACCGTGCCGCATGCCCAGCGGCCACCACCGCAGTCACCCGCTTGA
- a CDS encoding histidine phosphatase family protein — protein sequence MSLELILIRHGAVPGIDPPRFRGRTDLALTDLGKAQALAMGEWVREHFTVTAIHASPLSRCIDTANAIAGPLAQPVRASMDLTDCDYGRWTGLTHREAAARDPEPFRAWQRDPGINPPPDGETLRQVEVRVTGAVHAILRRHAGGSVVLVTHDAVIRVLVLNLLQAPLSHYASLRQDPTAVNRIEVRADGGYRIALLNSTAHLSRAA from the coding sequence ATGAGTCTCGAACTGATCCTGATCCGCCACGGCGCAGTGCCCGGCATCGATCCGCCGCGCTTCCGCGGCCGCACGGATCTGGCGCTGACCGATCTGGGCAAGGCGCAGGCGCTGGCGATGGGCGAATGGGTGCGTGAACACTTCACGGTGACCGCGATCCATGCCAGCCCGCTGTCGCGCTGCATCGACACCGCCAACGCCATCGCCGGCCCGCTGGCACAACCGGTGCGCGCCAGCATGGACTTGACCGACTGCGATTACGGCCGCTGGACCGGCCTGACCCATCGCGAGGCTGCGGCGCGTGATCCGGAGCCGTTTCGCGCGTGGCAGCGCGACCCCGGCATCAACCCGCCGCCGGATGGCGAAACCCTGCGTCAGGTCGAAGTGCGCGTGACGGGCGCCGTGCACGCCATCCTGCGTCGCCACGCCGGCGGCAGCGTGGTGCTGGTCACCCACGACGCGGTGATCCGCGTGCTGGTCCTGAATCTGTTGCAGGCACCGCTGAGCCATTACGCCAGCCTGCGCCAGGACCCGACCGCGGTGAACCGGATCGAGGTGCGCGCCGACGGAGGCTATCGCATCGCCCTGCTCAACAGCACCGCGCATCTGTCGCGCGCGGCCTGA
- a CDS encoding proton-conducting transporter membrane subunit, producing the protein MAELFTLAVLTLLLAATVAIVLPWPGLTRVLAVLGGIALIIACAGALVGAEHLRLAGVSATHFALDGAGLWLSLFGAIPATLALALGSPAARLRVWYVGAIAAILGALGVMGVHGGVAFLIAWELMSLGGALMLLSERLGISDDGGHATLLMLGLLEVGAVALLAGWLTFALLGGGMAMDGFAAGLIALPGAAVIGLGLLMLIGFGAKLGLLPFYEWFAGAYASGSGASASLLSGIVLNAAWFALARALLVWLPPEEMLGIITVAVAAFSAILAVLYALQTDDWRQLLGLSSAENAAIATLLLGAALIFRSAGLGDLSMLAWIVGLLHLAGHSLSKGALLLGADGAYRARGTYRLQQSGLLRASLWTYGVGIVFAGMSLAGMPPQAGFVSEWFAFQTLFQNFQVPDLAGRLTLSLGGVGLALTAALAYATFVKIIGLGTQGAPAAHTGPVPRGHALAVGLLGALVLALAVGMPWWLYALDPVAQHWFAQSSMQLRSGLLLVPLSAHFAFISPTLLVIVMPLLALLPIALALWSRRRHGVRRAPVWFGGNPPSPRAATTALTFSHAVQVFYSFIYRPRLDMEHEHVEREYFVRRLSFEQRIAPLFESRLFRPLTRMVWWLSDRIVVLQSGDMNLYLALIGILLIIVLGVGVI; encoded by the coding sequence ATGGCTGAGCTGTTCACCCTGGCAGTGCTGACGCTGCTGCTGGCGGCCACGGTCGCCATCGTGCTGCCATGGCCGGGCCTGACCCGCGTGCTGGCGGTGCTCGGTGGCATCGCCCTGATCATCGCCTGCGCGGGTGCGCTGGTCGGCGCCGAGCATCTGCGTCTGGCTGGCGTCTCCGCGACGCACTTCGCGCTCGATGGCGCGGGCTTGTGGCTGAGCCTGTTCGGCGCGATCCCGGCGACATTGGCGCTGGCATTGGGCAGTCCGGCGGCACGCCTGCGCGTGTGGTACGTGGGCGCGATCGCGGCCATCCTCGGGGCGCTGGGCGTGATGGGTGTGCACGGTGGCGTGGCGTTTCTGATCGCCTGGGAGTTGATGAGCCTGGGCGGCGCGCTGATGCTGCTGTCCGAGCGCCTGGGCATCAGCGACGACGGCGGTCATGCCACGCTGCTGATGCTGGGCTTGCTGGAAGTCGGCGCGGTTGCGCTGCTCGCGGGCTGGCTGACTTTCGCGCTGCTCGGCGGCGGCATGGCCATGGATGGATTCGCGGCGGGGCTGATCGCTCTCCCGGGCGCGGCTGTGATCGGTCTTGGCTTGCTGATGCTGATCGGTTTCGGCGCCAAGCTGGGCTTGCTGCCGTTCTACGAGTGGTTCGCCGGCGCCTATGCCAGTGGCAGCGGCGCCAGCGCCAGCCTGCTGTCGGGCATCGTGCTCAACGCCGCGTGGTTCGCGCTGGCGCGCGCGCTGCTGGTGTGGCTGCCGCCGGAGGAAATGCTCGGCATCATCACCGTGGCGGTGGCTGCGTTCAGCGCGATTTTGGCGGTGCTGTATGCGCTGCAGACCGACGACTGGCGCCAGTTGCTGGGTTTGTCATCGGCCGAGAATGCCGCCATCGCCACGCTGCTGCTCGGCGCCGCGCTGATTTTCCGCAGTGCCGGCCTGGGCGATCTGAGCATGCTGGCCTGGATCGTGGGCCTGCTGCATCTGGCTGGACACAGCCTGTCCAAGGGCGCCCTGTTGCTCGGTGCCGATGGCGCCTATCGCGCGCGTGGCACGTATCGGCTGCAGCAGTCGGGTTTGCTGCGCGCCAGCTTGTGGACCTACGGCGTCGGCATCGTTTTCGCCGGCATGAGTCTGGCCGGCATGCCGCCGCAGGCGGGCTTCGTCAGCGAGTGGTTCGCCTTCCAGACCTTGTTCCAGAACTTCCAGGTGCCGGATCTGGCCGGGCGTCTGACCTTGTCGCTGGGCGGCGTCGGTCTGGCGCTGACCGCGGCGCTGGCCTACGCCACGTTCGTCAAGATCATCGGCCTGGGCACGCAGGGCGCGCCCGCTGCGCACACCGGGCCAGTACCGCGTGGTCATGCCCTGGCCGTGGGCTTGCTGGGCGCACTGGTGTTGGCGCTGGCGGTGGGCATGCCGTGGTGGCTGTACGCGCTGGATCCGGTGGCGCAGCACTGGTTCGCGCAGTCGTCGATGCAACTGCGCAGCGGCTTGTTGCTGGTGCCGTTGAGCGCGCACTTCGCCTTCATCTCGCCGACGTTGCTGGTCATCGTGATGCCGCTGCTGGCGCTGCTGCCGATCGCGCTGGCGTTGTGGTCCAGGCGCCGCCACGGCGTGCGCCGCGCGCCGGTGTGGTTTGGCGGCAATCCGCCGTCGCCGCGCGCGGCCACCACGGCGCTGACGTTCTCGCACGCGGTGCAGGTGTTCTACAGCTTCATCTACCGGCCGCGCCTGGACATGGAGCACGAGCACGTCGAGCGCGAATATTTCGTGCGCCGGCTCAGCTTCGAGCAGCGCATCGCGCCCTTGTTCGAGTCGCGCCTGTTCCGTCCGCTCACGCGCATGGTGTGGTGGCTGTCGGATCGCATCGTCGTGCTGCAGTCGGGCGACATGAATCTCTATCTCGCACTGATCGGTATATTGCTGATCATCGTGCTCGGTGTGGGCGTGATTTGA
- the nuoB gene encoding NADH-quinone oxidoreductase subunit NuoB, with the protein MALWTFFGLARGRATSDWPEGDAQAAGQHGVQGMPRVTAQACAESCAACVAACPTDALHQVEVPGGADAAPRHGIALDYGRCIACQRCVEVCPVGTLQASHDWALAVRARADLRFDPQQGTPARDTLALELQNVIARRFRHSLHIRHVDAGSCNGCESELQALMNPFYNLHRLGIFFTASPRAADLLLVTGTVTEPMREPLRAAWEAMPEPKWVMAMGACAISGGMAREGYAGGSGLQGLIPVDVYLPGCAPNPAAIMHALLLLLGRSEQHLHGGRRDG; encoded by the coding sequence ATGGCGTTATGGACTTTCTTCGGACTCGCGCGCGGCCGCGCCACCAGCGACTGGCCCGAGGGCGATGCGCAAGCCGCCGGCCAGCACGGCGTGCAGGGCATGCCGCGCGTCACTGCGCAGGCTTGCGCCGAATCCTGCGCGGCCTGCGTGGCGGCGTGTCCCACCGACGCGCTGCATCAGGTCGAGGTGCCCGGTGGCGCCGACGCTGCGCCGCGCCATGGCATCGCGCTGGACTATGGCCGCTGCATCGCCTGCCAACGCTGCGTCGAGGTGTGTCCCGTGGGCACGCTGCAGGCGAGCCATGACTGGGCGCTGGCCGTGCGTGCGCGCGCCGACCTGCGGTTCGACCCGCAACAGGGGACGCCCGCGCGCGACACCTTGGCATTGGAACTGCAAAACGTCATCGCGCGGCGTTTCAGGCACAGCCTGCACATCCGTCATGTCGATGCCGGTTCCTGCAACGGCTGCGAGTCGGAGCTGCAGGCGCTGATGAATCCGTTCTACAACCTGCATCGGCTCGGCATTTTCTTCACTGCCTCGCCGCGCGCGGCCGACCTGCTGCTGGTCACCGGCACCGTCACCGAACCGATGCGCGAGCCGTTGCGTGCCGCCTGGGAGGCGATGCCCGAGCCGAAGTGGGTGATGGCGATGGGTGCCTGCGCGATCAGCGGCGGCATGGCGCGCGAGGGCTACGCCGGCGGCAGCGGATTGCAGGGGCTGATTCCGGTGGATGTGTATCTGCCGGGTTGCGCGCCCAATCCGGCCGCGATCATGCACGCCTTGCTGCTGCTGCTCGGGCGCAGCGAACAGCATCTGCACGGAGGACGCCGCGATGGCTGA
- a CDS encoding nickel-dependent hydrogenase large subunit: MLTLHLHASDIPGSIEHLLAQGGRMQMVYATQIDGRDEACYLAAPGAGKAFELWRVDVPPGGLPSMAAHVPLLGWYEREMQDLSGVGVLNHPEPFPLVIERGDAPAPFTLTHGAARFPAPHVLPEVTGDDVQELDFGPIRADVFESAQFRFFYIGERILRYQPRLFLKHRGMEQRFQGLAPDAAVILAERVSGVGALAHALAFCQAIEDAAGVQAPPRARAWRSVLGELERVYNHLHYLGALADATTLKVGQAEGRLLEEQAKQLAARACGQRLLMNVLRPGGLRRDLAMESDFLPRLDRLEAASLRYLDQLERTSTFLDRLHTTGPLPRAAAFDQGATGPVERASGLDRDLRRDHPYAAYAEHPPVVTLHQDGDAYARYRVRCGELRAAFVLLRRLLRDLPAGAVHAPCAAPADGIGLGWAESPRGSLYYVVHLDQHARLARVKIKSPSYSNWRVFPYTVHGSNMMDYAINEASFGSTIAGCDR, translated from the coding sequence ATGCTGACTTTGCATCTGCATGCCAGCGACATTCCCGGCAGCATCGAGCATCTGCTGGCGCAGGGCGGACGCATGCAGATGGTGTACGCGACACAGATCGATGGTCGCGACGAGGCTTGCTATCTCGCCGCGCCCGGTGCCGGCAAAGCATTCGAGCTGTGGCGCGTGGATGTGCCGCCCGGCGGTTTGCCGAGCATGGCGGCGCACGTGCCTCTGCTGGGCTGGTACGAGCGCGAAATGCAGGACCTGTCCGGCGTCGGCGTGCTCAATCACCCCGAACCATTCCCGCTGGTGATCGAACGCGGGGACGCGCCGGCGCCATTCACGCTGACGCACGGCGCCGCGCGTTTTCCGGCGCCGCACGTGCTGCCGGAAGTCACTGGCGACGACGTGCAGGAACTGGACTTCGGACCGATCCGCGCCGACGTGTTCGAGTCGGCGCAGTTCCGCTTCTTCTACATCGGCGAGCGCATCCTGCGTTATCAGCCGCGTTTGTTTCTCAAGCATCGCGGCATGGAGCAGCGCTTCCAGGGTCTCGCGCCGGACGCCGCGGTCATCCTCGCCGAGCGCGTTTCCGGCGTTGGCGCGTTGGCGCACGCGCTGGCTTTCTGCCAAGCCATCGAGGACGCCGCCGGCGTGCAGGCGCCACCGCGCGCGCGCGCGTGGCGCAGCGTGTTGGGTGAACTGGAGCGCGTGTACAACCACCTGCATTACCTCGGCGCGCTGGCGGATGCGACCACGCTCAAGGTGGGTCAGGCGGAGGGCCGTCTGCTCGAGGAACAGGCCAAGCAACTGGCCGCGCGCGCGTGCGGCCAGCGCCTGCTGATGAACGTGCTGCGCCCGGGCGGCCTGCGCCGCGATCTGGCCATGGAATCGGATTTCCTGCCGCGCCTCGACAGGCTCGAAGCGGCGAGTCTGCGCTACCTCGACCAGCTCGAACGCACGTCGACCTTTCTCGATCGCCTGCACACTACCGGACCGTTGCCGCGCGCGGCGGCCTTCGATCAGGGTGCCACCGGTCCGGTTGAACGGGCCTCCGGGCTGGACCGTGATCTGCGCCGCGACCATCCCTATGCGGCCTACGCCGAGCATCCCCCCGTCGTGACGCTGCATCAGGACGGCGATGCCTATGCGCGCTATCGCGTGCGCTGCGGCGAGTTGCGCGCAGCGTTCGTGTTGTTGCGGCGTCTGCTGCGCGATCTGCCTGCCGGCGCGGTGCATGCGCCGTGCGCCGCGCCGGCTGACGGCATCGGGCTGGGCTGGGCCGAGTCGCCGCGCGGCTCGTTGTACTACGTGGTGCATCTGGACCAGCACGCGCGCCTGGCCCGGGTGAAGATCAAATCGCCCTCGTATTCGAACTGGCGCGTGTTTCCGTACACCGTGCATGGCAGCAACATGATGGATTACGCCATCAATGAAGCCAGCTTCGGCAGCACCATCGCCGGCTGCGACCGCTGA
- a CDS encoding proton-conducting transporter membrane subunit, whose amino-acid sequence MSASTLIIVLLTAPLVSVLWSLLVRRLMQWVNLLAALVCFPVSILLLIGAAAPRIYFEQMLYVDRIGAWVLMCVALVYLLASFFAVDYMRQGEDAKRLPNFYALFALFAWTMFAASMANMIGVYWIGIEMTTLVSTFLVGYERRAESMEAAWKYIIIVSGGISIALLGTVLLYWGGTFVLGPTYTLDWSTLDAIAPKMPAVLLQLGFLLALVGYGVKAGLAPMHTWLPDAHSEGPAPVSAMLSGALLNCAMLGIVRFLAATDIAGHGMWPHRILIALGVASLVVGALFIMRQRGLKRMLAYSSVEHMGVIALGFGFGGLLGVFGALYHMLNHSINKTLMFIGAGSAVHRYGTHDMQQMRNLPMAMPGLAWLWLAGAVAITGAPPFGLFRSELSVLMAGWMHGGTRWVAVLFLLLLIVIFIGFLNHFRQMYVPTEAPAPSGPLPGVMTWIPMLLAVAALLLLGLWWPPLFAQWFAQIAHQLGATS is encoded by the coding sequence ATGAGCGCCTCCACGCTGATCATCGTGCTGCTGACGGCGCCCTTGGTGTCGGTGCTGTGGTCGCTGCTGGTGCGGCGGCTGATGCAATGGGTCAACCTGCTGGCTGCGCTGGTGTGTTTTCCGGTCAGCATCCTGTTGCTGATCGGCGCGGCCGCGCCGCGCATCTACTTCGAGCAGATGCTGTACGTGGATCGCATCGGCGCCTGGGTGCTGATGTGCGTGGCGCTGGTGTACCTGCTGGCTTCGTTCTTCGCCGTGGACTACATGCGCCAAGGCGAGGATGCCAAACGGTTGCCCAATTTCTACGCGCTGTTCGCGTTGTTCGCCTGGACCATGTTCGCCGCGTCCATGGCCAACATGATCGGCGTGTACTGGATCGGCATCGAGATGACCACCCTGGTGAGCACGTTCCTGGTCGGATACGAGCGCCGCGCCGAAAGCATGGAAGCGGCATGGAAGTACATCATCATTGTTTCCGGCGGCATCAGCATCGCGCTGCTGGGCACGGTGCTGCTGTACTGGGGCGGCACGTTCGTGCTGGGGCCGACCTATACGCTGGACTGGTCGACGCTGGATGCGATCGCGCCGAAGATGCCGGCGGTGCTGCTGCAGTTGGGTTTTCTTCTGGCGCTGGTTGGTTACGGCGTCAAGGCCGGACTCGCGCCCATGCACACTTGGCTGCCCGATGCGCACAGCGAGGGTCCGGCGCCGGTGTCGGCGATGCTCTCCGGGGCGCTGCTGAATTGCGCGATGCTGGGCATCGTGCGCTTTCTCGCGGCCACCGACATCGCCGGACACGGGATGTGGCCGCATCGCATCCTGATCGCGCTGGGCGTGGCCTCGCTGGTCGTCGGCGCGCTGTTCATCATGCGCCAGCGCGGGCTCAAACGCATGCTGGCTTATTCCAGCGTCGAGCACATGGGCGTGATCGCGCTGGGTTTCGGTTTCGGCGGTCTGCTGGGCGTGTTCGGCGCGCTATACCACATGCTCAATCACAGCATCAACAAGACGCTGATGTTCATCGGCGCGGGCAGCGCGGTGCATCGTTACGGCACGCATGACATGCAGCAGATGCGCAACCTGCCGATGGCGATGCCGGGTCTCGCCTGGCTGTGGCTGGCCGGCGCGGTGGCCATCACCGGCGCGCCGCCGTTCGGTTTGTTCCGCAGCGAACTGAGCGTGTTGATGGCGGGCTGGATGCACGGCGGCACGCGCTGGGTGGCGGTCCTGTTCCTGTTGCTGCTGATCGTGATCTTTATCGGTTTCCTCAACCACTTCCGGCAGATGTACGTGCCGACCGAGGCACCTGCGCCGAGCGGCCCGCTGCCCGGCGTGATGACCTGGATCCCGATGCTGCTGGCGGTCGCCGCACTGCTGCTATTGGGTTTGTGGTGGCCGCCGCTGTTCGCGCAGTGGTTCGCGCAGATCGCGCATCAGCTGGGGGCCACGTCGTGA
- a CDS encoding hydrogenase translates to MVALHLSPLLASIFSLIAIGALVLSFVMLGSRWLKDYMLAFAVQSWLIAILSALMAWAGGYTELYFVAALTALFRGLVLPLMLLWVLKRLHVNRELHEIVQPSTALVLGAVLVIFGVVVAYRIGHALDIETRVVLLALTVMLSIKLIGFLMLAIRREAVSSILGILMLENGIFLGSQILVPGMPLMIELVLLFDLLVAVTCFAVLVRYLMASVGATGSQALQKLVG, encoded by the coding sequence ATGGTTGCCTTGCATCTGAGCCCGCTGTTGGCCTCGATCTTCAGTCTGATCGCGATCGGTGCGCTGGTGTTGTCGTTCGTGATGCTGGGCTCGCGCTGGCTCAAGGACTACATGCTGGCCTTCGCCGTGCAGTCGTGGCTGATCGCGATCCTCTCGGCGCTGATGGCCTGGGCCGGTGGCTATACCGAGTTGTACTTCGTCGCCGCGCTGACCGCGCTGTTCCGCGGCCTGGTGCTGCCGCTGATGCTGCTGTGGGTGCTCAAGCGCCTGCACGTCAACCGCGAACTGCACGAGATCGTGCAGCCGTCCACCGCGCTGGTACTGGGTGCCGTGCTGGTGATCTTCGGCGTGGTGGTGGCGTATCGCATCGGCCACGCGCTGGACATCGAGACGCGCGTGGTGCTGCTGGCGCTGACGGTGATGTTGTCGATCAAGCTGATCGGCTTCCTGATGCTGGCGATCCGGCGCGAGGCGGTGAGCTCGATCCTCGGCATCCTCATGCTGGAGAACGGCATTTTCCTCGGCTCGCAGATCCTGGTGCCGGGCATGCCGCTGATGATCGAGCTGGTGCTGCTGTTCGATTTGCTCGTCGCGGTGACTTGTTTCGCGGTGCTGGTGAGGTATCTGATGGCCTCGGTCGGTGCCACCGGCAGCCAGGCGCTGCAGAAGCTGGTGGGTTGA
- a CDS encoding respiratory chain complex I subunit 1 family protein translates to MRDALLQIGQVLTVLLAAPLLQGFILRYEERVQRATGPGLLQPWRDLIKLFGKQTVLPDSASWVFVAAPFVAFTAMLTVPILIPVLTNYPLPLSDMGDILGGGLILTLGSFFINLAGMDSGSSYGGMGSARTVLIGILAEPILILVFVGITLMAQAMLPFVVNHELVRHPEVYWSPAHLFLVAAFFVLLLVETDRLPIHSSTHIEVYMIEEARVLEYSGPLLALLKWAGMMKQFILYTIFANVFILPWGLSAQGSAIGVLGTLGAIALKFAIIAGAVIGVETVQSRLRFYRYQEPLAAAFVFAVLAMVANQIR, encoded by the coding sequence ATGCGTGACGCACTGCTGCAGATCGGTCAGGTGCTCACGGTGCTGCTGGCAGCGCCGCTGTTGCAGGGTTTCATCCTGCGCTACGAGGAGCGCGTGCAGCGCGCGACCGGTCCCGGCCTGCTGCAACCCTGGCGCGATCTGATCAAGCTGTTCGGCAAGCAGACGGTGCTGCCGGATTCGGCGAGCTGGGTGTTCGTGGCGGCGCCGTTCGTGGCGTTCACCGCAATGCTCACGGTGCCGATCCTGATCCCGGTGCTCACCAACTATCCGCTGCCGCTGTCGGACATGGGCGACATCCTCGGCGGCGGCCTGATCCTCACCCTGGGTTCGTTCTTCATCAACCTGGCGGGCATGGACTCGGGCAGCAGCTACGGCGGCATGGGGTCGGCGCGCACGGTGCTGATCGGCATCCTCGCCGAACCCATCCTGATCCTGGTGTTCGTCGGCATCACGCTGATGGCGCAGGCGATGCTGCCGTTCGTGGTCAACCACGAGCTGGTGCGGCATCCCGAGGTGTACTGGAGCCCGGCGCATCTGTTCCTGGTGGCGGCGTTCTTCGTGCTGCTGCTGGTCGAGACCGATCGCCTGCCGATCCACTCCAGCACGCATATCGAGGTGTACATGATCGAGGAGGCGCGGGTGCTGGAGTATTCCGGCCCGCTGCTGGCGCTGCTGAAGTGGGCGGGGATGATGAAGCAGTTCATCCTCTACACGATTTTCGCCAACGTGTTCATCCTGCCCTGGGGCCTGTCGGCGCAAGGCAGCGCGATCGGCGTGCTGGGCACGCTGGGCGCGATCGCGCTCAAGTTCGCCATCATCGCTGGTGCGGTGATCGGCGTGGAAACCGTGCAGTCGCGCCTGCGCTTCTATCGCTACCAGGAGCCACTGGCGGCGGCCTTCGTGTTTGCCGTGTTGGCGATGGTCGCCAACCAGATCCGGTGA
- the cfa gene encoding cyclopropane fatty acyl phospholipid synthase, with product MSSANVLKTRAETLLQSAGLRLNGPDTCDPQVHDERLYARVFAHGSLGFGEAYMDGWWDVADLTGMLARVIGAHIDDRLHNLDTVLSHLRARWLNLQRGRHAWEIGKRHYDTGNDLFEAMLGKRLVYSCGYWAAADNLDAAQEAKLDLVCRKLQLKPGMHVLDIGCGWGEALKFAAERYGVSGVGVTVSKAQAEWAQNLCRGLPIEIRLQDYREVRETFDAVYSIGMFEHVGGRNYRTYFKSVRECLKPDGLSVLHTIGNNDSPSTPDPWIEKYIFPNSMIPAASQVATALEGLFVVEDWHNFGTDYDRTLCAWKQNFDAAWPRLAAHYDGRFKRMWHFYLCTSAAVFRTRRDQLWQLTLSPNGVPGGYRVPR from the coding sequence GTGTCCTCGGCAAACGTGCTCAAGACTCGAGCTGAAACCTTGCTGCAATCCGCCGGACTGCGCTTGAACGGTCCTGACACCTGCGACCCGCAGGTGCATGACGAGCGCCTGTACGCGCGCGTGTTCGCGCATGGCTCGCTGGGTTTCGGCGAGGCCTACATGGACGGCTGGTGGGATGTCGCCGATCTGACCGGCATGCTCGCGCGCGTCATTGGCGCGCACATCGATGACCGGCTGCACAACCTCGACACGGTGCTTTCGCACCTGCGCGCGCGCTGGCTCAACCTGCAGCGCGGACGCCATGCCTGGGAAATCGGCAAGCGCCACTACGACACCGGCAACGATCTGTTCGAGGCCATGCTCGGCAAGCGCCTGGTCTACAGCTGCGGCTACTGGGCCGCAGCCGACAATCTGGACGCTGCGCAGGAAGCCAAGCTCGACCTGGTTTGCCGCAAGCTGCAACTCAAACCCGGCATGCACGTGCTCGACATCGGCTGCGGCTGGGGCGAAGCACTGAAGTTCGCCGCCGAGCGCTACGGCGTCAGCGGCGTGGGCGTCACCGTGTCCAAGGCACAGGCCGAGTGGGCGCAAAACCTGTGTCGTGGACTGCCGATCGAGATCCGGCTGCAGGATTATCGTGAAGTCCGCGAGACCTTCGACGCGGTGTATTCCATCGGCATGTTCGAGCATGTCGGCGGGCGCAACTACCGCACCTATTTCAAAAGCGTGCGCGAGTGTCTCAAGCCCGACGGTTTGTCCGTGCTGCATACCATCGGCAACAACGACTCGCCCAGCACGCCCGATCCATGGATCGAGAAATACATCTTTCCCAATTCGATGATTCCCGCGGCGAGCCAGGTGGCGACGGCGCTGGAGGGACTGTTCGTGGTCGAGGACTGGCACAACTTCGGCACCGATTACGACCGCACCCTGTGCGCTTGGAAGCAGAACTTCGATGCGGCGTGGCCGCGTCTCGCCGCGCACTACGACGGGCGCTTCAAGCGCATGTGGCACTTCTATCTGTGCACTTCGGCGGCGGTATTCCGCACGCGCCGCGACCAGTTGTGGCAACTCACGCTGTCGCCCAACGGCGTGCCGGGCGGTTACCGCGTGCCGCGCTGA